The following coding sequences are from one uncultured Bacteroides sp. window:
- a CDS encoding GGGtGRT protein: protein MIREVKFESLDRRIKGIIATLNANGIKDIEEANAICEANGVDPYKTCEETQPICFENAKWAYVVGAAIAIKKGCKVAADAAEAIGLGLQAFCIPGSVADDRKVGIGHGNLAARLLREETKCFAFLAGHESFAAAEGAIKIAAKADKVRKEPLRCILNGLGKDAAQIISRINGFTYVQTEFDYYTSELKVVREIAYSDGERAKVKCYGADDVREGVAIMHKEGVDVSITGNSTNPTRFQHPVAGTYKKECNEMGKKYFSVASGGGTGRTLHPDNMAAGPASYGMTDTMGRMHSDAQFAGSSSVPAHVEMMGFLGIGNNPMVGCTVAVAVDIAQALGK, encoded by the coding sequence ATGATTAGAGAAGTAAAATTTGAAAGTCTAGATCGTCGTATCAAAGGTATCATTGCTACTTTGAACGCTAACGGTATCAAAGACATAGAAGAAGCTAACGCTATATGCGAAGCTAATGGAGTTGATCCTTATAAAACGTGTGAAGAAACTCAACCAATCTGCTTTGAGAATGCAAAATGGGCTTATGTAGTAGGTGCTGCCATCGCTATTAAAAAAGGATGCAAAGTAGCTGCTGATGCTGCTGAAGCAATCGGACTTGGCTTACAGGCTTTCTGTATCCCGGGATCTGTAGCTGATGATCGTAAAGTAGGTATTGGTCATGGTAACCTAGCAGCTCGTCTGCTTCGCGAAGAGACTAAATGTTTTGCATTCCTTGCAGGACACGAATCATTCGCTGCTGCAGAAGGAGCAATCAAAATTGCTGCAAAAGCAGATAAAGTTCGTAAAGAGCCTCTTCGTTGTATCTTGAACGGATTAGGAAAAGATGCTGCACAAATCATCTCTCGTATCAACGGCTTTACTTATGTACAAACTGAATTTGATTACTATACTTCAGAACTAAAAGTAGTTCGTGAAATAGCTTATTCTGATGGAGAGCGTGCAAAAGTAAAATGCTACGGTGCTGACGATGTTCGTGAAGGTGTAGCTATTATGCATAAAGAAGGCGTAGATGTATCTATCACAGGTAACTCTACTAACCCAACCCGTTTCCAACACCCTGTAGCAGGTACTTATAAAAAGGAATGCAACGAGATGGGTAAGAAATATTTCTCTGTTGCTTCAGGTGGTGGTACAGGTCGTACTCTTCACCCTGACAACATGGCGGCAGGTCCTGCTTCTTATGGTATGACTGATACTATGGGGCGTATGCACTCAGATGCTCAATTCGCTGGTTCTTCATCAGTTCCTGCTCACGTAGAAATGATGGGATTCTTAGGAATTGGTAACAACCCAATGGTAGGTTGTACTGTTGCTGTAGCTGTAGACATTGCTCAAGCTTTAGGCAAGTAA
- a CDS encoding putative transporter: MEWLYDLFVQHSPLQAVVVIALISAIGLGLGKIHFFGISLGVTFVFFSGILAGHLGLSIDSQMLNYAESFGLVIFVYALGLQVGPGFFASFHKGGVKLNILAITVVLVGTVLTLLTTIFTGISLPDTVGILCGATTNTPALGAAQQTLNQLGLESTSPALGCAVAYPLGVVGVILAMLFIRKLFVDKDDLREGEKEDSNKTYIAAFQVHNPAIFNKSIKDIAHLSYPKFVISRLWRDGNVSIPTSEKLIKEGDRLLVITSEKDALALTVLFGQQENTDWNKEDIDWNAIDSQLVSQRIVVTRPELNGKKMGSLRLRNTYGINISRVYRSGVQLLATPELTLQLGDRLTVVGEAAAIQNVEKVLGNTVTNLNEPNLVAVFVGIVLGLALGAIPLVIPGVSAPVKLGLAGGPIIVGILIGTFGPRLHMVTYTTRSANLMLRGLGLSMYLACLGLDAGKHFFETIIRPEGILWVGAGFALTVIPILIVGIIALKLMKLDFGSVVGMICGSMANPMALNYANDTIQGDNPSVAYATVYPLSMFLRVIIAQLVLLFFL; the protein is encoded by the coding sequence ATGGAATGGTTATATGATTTATTCGTTCAGCATTCGCCTTTGCAGGCAGTGGTTGTCATCGCATTAATCTCTGCTATTGGCTTGGGATTAGGTAAGATACATTTTTTTGGTATTTCCCTTGGAGTTACTTTTGTCTTTTTTTCTGGTATTTTGGCTGGTCATCTAGGTTTATCTATTGATTCTCAAATGCTGAATTATGCTGAAAGCTTCGGATTGGTTATTTTTGTATATGCATTGGGCTTGCAAGTTGGTCCTGGTTTTTTCGCTTCTTTTCATAAAGGTGGGGTGAAGCTTAATATATTGGCTATAACAGTAGTATTAGTTGGTACTGTGCTTACATTATTAACGACTATTTTTACTGGAATTTCATTACCTGATACTGTTGGTATTTTATGTGGAGCAACGACGAATACTCCTGCTTTGGGTGCAGCTCAACAAACGCTGAATCAGCTAGGACTTGAAAGTACTTCTCCTGCGTTGGGCTGCGCAGTAGCTTATCCGTTGGGAGTAGTAGGTGTTATTTTAGCTATGCTGTTTATTCGAAAACTTTTTGTTGATAAAGACGATTTAAGGGAAGGTGAAAAGGAAGATAGCAATAAAACTTATATTGCTGCTTTTCAGGTACATAACCCTGCTATTTTTAATAAAAGTATTAAAGATATTGCTCATTTAAGTTATCCCAAATTTGTTATCTCTCGTTTATGGAGAGATGGTAATGTAAGTATTCCTACTTCGGAGAAACTTATAAAGGAAGGTGATAGGTTGTTGGTTATTACTTCGGAAAAAGATGCATTGGCTCTTACAGTACTCTTCGGGCAACAAGAAAATACAGATTGGAATAAAGAAGATATTGATTGGAATGCTATTGATAGCCAATTGGTGTCGCAACGTATCGTCGTTACTCGTCCGGAATTGAACGGTAAAAAAATGGGTTCACTACGTTTACGTAATACTTATGGAATAAATATAAGTAGAGTTTATCGCTCTGGAGTACAGTTATTAGCTACACCGGAATTGACGTTGCAATTGGGCGATCGCTTGACGGTAGTAGGTGAGGCTGCAGCTATTCAAAATGTAGAGAAAGTTTTGGGAAATACTGTTACGAATCTTAATGAACCTAATTTAGTTGCTGTTTTTGTGGGAATTGTACTTGGTTTAGCTTTAGGTGCTATTCCACTAGTTATCCCTGGAGTTAGTGCTCCAGTTAAATTGGGACTTGCTGGAGGCCCTATTATTGTTGGTATTCTTATTGGTACTTTCGGCCCTCGTCTTCACATGGTGACTTACACAACTCGTAGTGCTAATTTGATGCTTAGAGGTTTAGGGCTCTCTATGTATTTGGCTTGTTTGGGTTTGGATGCAGGTAAGCATTTTTTTGAAACCATAATTCGTCCTGAAGGGATTCTATGGGTAGGTGCTGGTTTTGCATTAACTGTTATTCCTATTCTGATTGTTGGTATTATTGCTTTGAAATTAATGAAGCTTGATTTTGGATCGGTAGTGGGAATGATTTGCGGGAGTATGGCTAACCCCATGGCTTTGAATTATGCAAATGATACCATTCAAGGAGATAATCCATCGGTAGCTTATGCTACGGTTTATCCTTTAAGCATGTTTCTTAGGGTAATTATTGCACAGCTTGTATTATTATTCTTTCTGTGA
- a CDS encoding M13 family metallopeptidase codes for MKKNLFNPLVCALVLAVGTTTSCKQSRHATEKEDALVSHIDSTTKAGDDFFQFANGKWFKENPIPASEQSNGIFQLVQDTINAQVRNICELAAADRNEPKGSNKQKIGDLFFSGMDSVSLNKKGLSDLKNDFARIDALKDLKGVLAEAAYIHTVSSSPLFGFYVAQDDKNSAKYQVYIVQGGLSMPDRNYYLDTDESAKNIREKYVEYVNNMFGIMGYKKDEAKQSATKLMEMETALAKTSRKREDTRDPLTNYHKMSFAKLNALTPNIDWKVFMNGIGLAKVDSVVVGQPEFLTALNRDLKKYTINDWKNYLKFHFLNGLAPYLDDKTYTESFNFYSATLRGIKEPKPRWKRVVSVTNGALGDLVGQVYVSEYLPKGTKEKLLEIGNAIKSVFAQRIKELDWMSAPTKEKALKKLNAVIMKVGYPDKWKDLSSMQIDRTSYVKNVMNANKWEVGYMINKYGKPVDRTEWDMEPQTYNAYYNPSNNEIVIPGCNIIVPGYERKMADDAILYGIIGGTFGHEITHGFDDQGCKYNEYGNLSDWWTKEDKAKFEQKTKMIVQQFNDYVPVDSLHINGSLTQGENIADLGGVIMGYEAFKKTKQYKTNEMIAGLNPSQRFFLGYALTWMVNMRPEAMANQIKSNEHAPAKWRVLGPLSNMPEFYETFGVKKGDKMWRPDSLIVKIW; via the coding sequence ATGAAAAAGAATTTGTTTAATCCACTGGTTTGTGCGCTTGTCTTAGCGGTGGGGACTACAACATCTTGCAAGCAATCAAGGCATGCAACAGAGAAAGAGGATGCCCTCGTTTCTCATATTGATTCGACGACAAAGGCCGGAGATGATTTCTTCCAATTTGCTAATGGGAAATGGTTTAAGGAAAATCCTATTCCTGCTAGTGAACAAAGTAATGGTATTTTTCAATTGGTGCAGGACACTATTAATGCACAAGTACGTAATATCTGCGAATTGGCTGCGGCTGATCGTAATGAACCGAAGGGGAGTAATAAACAGAAAATAGGCGACTTGTTCTTTTCTGGAATGGATAGTGTTTCGCTAAATAAAAAAGGTCTGAGTGATCTGAAAAATGATTTTGCCAGAATAGATGCTCTTAAAGATTTAAAAGGTGTTCTTGCTGAAGCTGCATATATTCATACTGTATCGTCATCGCCACTCTTTGGCTTCTATGTCGCTCAGGATGATAAAAATAGTGCTAAATATCAGGTTTATATTGTTCAGGGTGGCTTAAGTATGCCGGATAGAAATTATTATTTAGATACGGATGAAAGTGCTAAAAACATTCGTGAGAAGTATGTGGAATATGTGAATAACATGTTCGGTATCATGGGATACAAGAAGGATGAGGCCAAACAGTCTGCCACTAAACTGATGGAAATGGAAACGGCTTTGGCTAAAACGTCTCGTAAACGTGAAGACACTCGTGATCCATTGACTAATTATCATAAAATGTCATTTGCTAAGTTGAATGCATTGACTCCGAATATTGATTGGAAAGTCTTTATGAATGGCATTGGTTTGGCAAAGGTTGATAGTGTAGTGGTGGGGCAACCTGAATTTCTGACTGCATTAAATCGTGATTTAAAGAAATATACTATAAATGATTGGAAGAATTATCTGAAGTTTCATTTCCTCAATGGCTTAGCTCCTTATCTAGATGATAAAACATATACGGAGTCCTTTAATTTTTATTCTGCTACTTTACGAGGCATCAAAGAACCTAAACCAAGATGGAAACGTGTGGTGAGTGTTACTAATGGGGCACTTGGTGATCTTGTGGGACAGGTTTATGTGAGTGAATATCTTCCTAAAGGGACGAAGGAGAAACTGTTGGAAATAGGTAATGCGATCAAATCAGTATTTGCACAACGCATCAAAGAATTGGATTGGATGAGTGCTCCTACGAAAGAAAAGGCTCTGAAAAAACTCAATGCGGTGATTATGAAAGTTGGTTATCCTGATAAATGGAAGGATTTAAGCAGCATGCAGATTGATCGTACTTCGTATGTAAAGAATGTGATGAATGCGAATAAGTGGGAAGTTGGCTACATGATTAATAAGTATGGTAAACCGGTGGATCGTACGGAATGGGATATGGAACCACAGACTTATAATGCTTACTACAACCCTTCCAACAACGAAATTGTTATTCCCGGTTGTAACATCATTGTTCCTGGTTATGAAAGAAAAATGGCCGATGATGCTATTTTATATGGCATCATTGGAGGAACTTTTGGACATGAAATTACGCATGGATTTGATGATCAGGGATGTAAATACAATGAGTACGGTAATCTTAGTGACTGGTGGACAAAAGAGGATAAGGCTAAGTTTGAGCAAAAGACGAAGATGATTGTACAGCAATTCAATGATTATGTACCTGTTGACAGCTTGCATATCAATGGTTCATTGACTCAAGGAGAGAATATTGCCGATCTAGGAGGAGTAATTATGGGATATGAAGCATTTAAGAAAACGAAGCAATATAAAACGAATGAAATGATTGCCGGCTTAAACCCTAGTCAGCGTTTCTTCTTAGGTTATGCATTGACTTGGATGGTTAATATGCGTCCTGAAGCAATGGCGAATCAGATAAAGAGTAATGAGCATGCTCCCGCCAAATGGAGAGTTCTGGGACCTTTGTCTAATATGCCTGAGTTTTATGAAACTTTTGGAGTGAAGAAAGGGGATAAAATGTGGCGCCCAGATAGTTTGATTGTAAAGATCTGGTGA
- a CDS encoding dicarboxylate/amino acid:cation symporter, translating to MKIKHIGLLTRIIIAIIIGIAFGHLLPAPIIRLFVTFNEFFSEFLGFAIPLIILALVTVAISDVGKNAGRLLLITVFIAYGATLFSGFLSYSVGQSIFPMIITPGSPIQTIEQVEKITPFFSVAIPPLMSVMTSLVLAFTIGLGLASMHNNTLKEVAHNFQEIILKLISDAILPLLPLYIFGIFLNMTYSGEVYSILIVFIKIIGVIFLMHIFLLIFQYSVAALFVKRNPFKLLGRMMPAYFTALGTQSSAATIPVTLEQAKKNGVDPKIAGFVIPLCATIHLSGSTLKIVACALALMIMQGMPYDLSLFAAFIFMLGITMVAAPGVPGGAIMAALGILQSTLGFGKEEQALMIALYITMDSFGTACNVTGDGAIALIINKITAKKETPKP from the coding sequence ATGAAGATTAAACACATAGGTCTGTTAACTCGCATAATTATTGCTATTATAATAGGCATCGCCTTTGGACACCTACTACCCGCTCCCATCATACGTCTTTTCGTTACATTTAACGAGTTTTTTAGTGAGTTTTTAGGTTTTGCTATTCCATTAATCATACTAGCTTTAGTCACTGTAGCTATATCTGATGTAGGTAAGAATGCAGGTAGGCTTTTATTAATAACCGTATTTATAGCATACGGGGCTACTCTGTTTTCAGGATTTCTATCCTATTCTGTAGGGCAGAGCATTTTCCCTATGATAATAACTCCAGGAAGCCCTATACAAACGATAGAACAAGTAGAAAAAATCACTCCTTTTTTTTCTGTTGCTATTCCTCCGTTAATGAGTGTCATGACTTCTCTCGTTCTGGCTTTCACCATTGGATTAGGACTAGCGAGCATGCATAATAACACACTAAAAGAAGTTGCTCATAACTTTCAAGAGATCATCCTAAAGTTAATAAGCGATGCAATTCTACCTTTACTTCCTCTTTATATTTTTGGAATATTTCTCAACATGACTTATAGTGGAGAAGTTTATTCTATACTGATTGTATTCATAAAAATCATTGGAGTAATTTTCCTAATGCACATTTTTTTACTTATATTTCAGTACTCTGTCGCCGCCCTGTTCGTAAAACGAAACCCATTCAAGCTATTAGGACGAATGATGCCCGCTTATTTTACGGCATTAGGTACTCAATCTTCTGCCGCCACTATCCCTGTAACACTTGAACAAGCTAAAAAAAATGGAGTTGATCCTAAAATAGCTGGATTTGTTATACCTCTTTGTGCTACCATCCATTTGTCTGGAAGTACACTAAAGATAGTCGCTTGTGCCTTAGCTCTAATGATTATGCAAGGAATGCCATACGACTTATCTCTTTTCGCCGCATTTATATTCATGTTAGGTATTACCATGGTTGCCGCTCCAGGTGTTCCGGGAGGTGCTATAATGGCTGCTTTAGGAATTCTTCAATCCACATTAGGATTCGGAAAAGAAGAACAAGCTCTGATGATTGCTTTATATATCACAATGGATAGTTTTGGCACCGCATGTAATGTCACTGGAGATGGAGCTATTGCACTAATAATAAACAAAATAACCGCTAAAAAAGAGACCCCAAAACCTTAG
- the msrB gene encoding peptide-methionine (R)-S-oxide reductase MsrB, producing MEKEIYFAGGCFWGTEHFLKQIRGVKETQVGYANGNIENPTYKQVCTGTTNFAETVKVKYDPQEVDLLLLIDLFFKTIDPTSINQQGNDRGSQYRTGIYYTDPADLPIIHSAVKELAKDYLKPLVVEVKPLENFYKAEDYHQDYLDKNPQGYCHINPSLFELAKKANAPTETKKVYKKPDDATLRAKLTAEQYNVTQKSATERAFHNEYWDEHRKGIYVDITTGEPLFSSTDKFDSGCGWPSFSQPINKELIKEKSDTSYGMNRVEVRSKLGDSHLGHVFEDGPKDKGGLRYCINSASLRFIPLDKMKEEGYGAYVSLVK from the coding sequence ATGGAAAAAGAAATCTATTTTGCCGGCGGCTGTTTTTGGGGAACAGAGCATTTTCTGAAACAGATTAGAGGTGTGAAGGAAACGCAAGTTGGCTATGCTAACGGCAATATTGAGAACCCTACGTATAAACAGGTTTGTACAGGAACGACTAATTTTGCCGAAACGGTAAAAGTGAAGTATGATCCTCAGGAAGTTGATTTACTTCTCTTGATCGATTTATTCTTTAAAACAATTGATCCTACCAGTATTAACCAACAAGGGAATGATAGAGGTTCTCAATATCGTACAGGCATCTATTATACTGATCCTGCCGATTTACCTATCATCCATTCTGCCGTAAAGGAGCTTGCGAAGGATTATTTAAAACCTCTCGTGGTAGAAGTTAAACCATTAGAAAATTTCTATAAAGCAGAAGATTATCATCAGGATTATCTGGACAAAAATCCGCAAGGGTATTGCCACATCAATCCTTCGCTATTTGAATTAGCAAAAAAAGCGAATGCTCCTACAGAGACCAAAAAGGTCTATAAAAAACCTGATGATGCTACCTTACGTGCTAAGTTAACCGCCGAGCAATATAACGTGACTCAGAAAAGTGCTACCGAGCGGGCTTTCCATAATGAATATTGGGATGAGCACAGAAAAGGGATCTATGTGGACATCACAACTGGCGAACCACTATTTTCGTCTACGGATAAGTTTGATTCGGGCTGCGGATGGCCTAGCTTCTCACAACCAATAAACAAGGAACTTATCAAGGAGAAAAGTGATACTTCTTATGGAATGAACAGAGTTGAAGTTCGTAGCAAGTTGGGCGACAGTCACCTAGGGCATGTATTCGAAGACGGTCCTAAAGATAAAGGTGGATTGCGCTACTGCATTAACAGTGCTTCACTACGCTTTATCCCCCTGGATAAAATGAAAGAAGAAGGATATGGTGCTTATGTCTCTTTAGTAAAATAG
- the gnd gene encoding decarboxylating NADP(+)-dependent phosphogluconate dehydrogenase: MISNKKSDIGLIGLAVMGENLALNMESKDWQVSVYNRTVPGVEEGVVERFVNGRAKGKKIEGHNDIKDFVASVAAPRKIMMMVRAGKAVDELMEQLFPLLSPGDVLIDGGNSNFEDTNRRVDLAESEGFLFVGSGVSGGEEGALNGASIMPGGSSAAWPIVKPILQSIAAKAPDGTPCCDWVGPAGSGHFVKMIHNGIEYGDMQLIGEAYWVMKHLLKIDNEEIASIFDRWNDGKLRSYLIEITANILRHKDKSGDYLVDKILDAAGQKGTGKWSVINAMELGMPLGLIATAVFERSLSAQKELRVLASEDYKHDHEQGIYDKIQLEQNIYSALYASKLVSYAQGFAVLQKASDSFNWSLDLSSIARMWRGGCIIRSVFLNDIAAAFEDGNKPQHLLIAPYFKEEMKQLLPGWKKLVAQSIAEELPVPAFSSALNYFYSLVSENLPANMVQAQRDYFGAHTFERVDNIRGKFFHENWTGHGGETKSGTYNV; this comes from the coding sequence ATGATAAGTAATAAGAAATCGGATATTGGCCTTATCGGCCTGGCTGTGATGGGAGAGAACCTTGCCTTAAATATGGAAAGCAAAGATTGGCAAGTGTCGGTTTATAACCGTACAGTTCCTGGTGTGGAAGAAGGAGTGGTTGAACGTTTCGTAAATGGGCGTGCTAAAGGAAAAAAGATAGAAGGACATAATGATATAAAAGATTTTGTTGCATCGGTAGCAGCTCCTCGAAAAATCATGATGATGGTGCGAGCCGGTAAAGCGGTAGATGAATTGATGGAGCAATTATTTCCTCTTCTTTCTCCCGGAGATGTTTTAATTGATGGTGGTAATTCAAACTTTGAAGATACCAATAGACGAGTTGACTTGGCTGAGTCTGAAGGCTTTCTTTTTGTTGGCTCAGGTGTTTCAGGTGGTGAAGAGGGTGCTTTGAATGGTGCTTCTATCATGCCAGGAGGATCATCCGCTGCATGGCCTATCGTTAAACCGATCTTGCAAAGTATCGCTGCGAAAGCTCCCGATGGCACTCCTTGCTGTGATTGGGTAGGACCTGCTGGTTCTGGTCACTTTGTAAAAATGATCCATAATGGCATTGAATATGGAGATATGCAGTTGATCGGCGAAGCTTATTGGGTCATGAAACATCTTTTAAAAATTGATAATGAGGAGATAGCATCTATTTTTGATCGTTGGAATGATGGCAAATTGCGTAGCTATTTGATTGAGATTACTGCTAATATTCTTCGTCATAAAGATAAATCAGGAGATTATCTAGTTGATAAAATATTGGATGCTGCGGGACAAAAAGGTACAGGTAAGTGGTCTGTTATTAATGCAATGGAATTAGGAATGCCATTAGGGTTGATAGCGACTGCTGTTTTTGAGCGTAGTTTATCTGCTCAGAAGGAGTTACGTGTATTAGCTTCGGAAGATTATAAGCACGATCATGAACAAGGTATCTATGATAAGATACAGTTGGAACAAAATATCTATTCAGCTCTTTATGCCTCTAAATTAGTCTCTTATGCCCAAGGATTTGCGGTGCTTCAAAAAGCTTCAGATTCCTTTAACTGGAGTTTAGATTTATCATCTATTGCTCGTATGTGGCGTGGTGGATGTATTATACGTAGTGTATTCCTGAATGATATTGCAGCTGCATTTGAAGATGGTAATAAGCCACAACATCTTTTAATTGCACCTTATTTTAAAGAAGAAATGAAGCAGTTGTTACCTGGGTGGAAAAAGCTTGTTGCTCAATCTATCGCAGAAGAATTACCTGTTCCAGCATTTTCTTCGGCTCTTAATTATTTTTATTCCTTGGTTTCTGAAAACCTTCCTGCTAATATGGTACAAGCACAACGCGATTATTTTGGAGCTCATACCTTTGAACGTGTCGATAATATACGTGGAAAATTCTTTCATGAAAATTGGACTGGTCATGGAGGAGAGACAAAGTCGGGTACTTACAATGTATAA
- a CDS encoding AMP-binding protein → MEQSFIAYIQNSIIENWDLDALTDYKGATLQYKDVARKIEKIHILFEESGIQKGDKIAICGKNCSHWGVAFLATLTYGAIIVPILHEFKADNVHNIVNHSEAKFLFVGDVTWEALNEAAMPLLEGIILINDFSVLISRSEKLTHAREHLNELFGKKYPKNFRQEHINYHKDQPEELAVINYTSGTTSYSKGVMLPYRSLWSNTKFAFEVLRLNPGDKIVSMLPMAHMYGLAFEFLYEFSVGCQIYFLTRIPSPKIIFQAFAEIKPNLVVAVPLIIEKIIKKNVLPKLQTPAMKILLKVPIINDKIKATVREEMINAFGGNFAEIIIGGAAFNQEIEQFLQMIEFPYTVGYGMTECGPIICYEDWKKFKPASCGKAAPRMEVKVLSPDPENAVGEIICRGANVMLGYYKNEEATAQVIDKDGWLHTGDLALMDKEGNITIKGRSKNMLLSGSGQNIYPEEIEDKLNNLPYIAESIVVQQNDKLVGLVYPDFDDAFAHGLKQEDMNRVMEENRIALNETLPTYSQISKMKIYPEEFEKTPKKSIKRFLYQEAKG, encoded by the coding sequence ATGGAACAAAGTTTTATCGCTTACATTCAGAACAGTATTATAGAAAACTGGGATCTGGATGCTTTAACCGATTATAAAGGAGCTACTTTACAATATAAAGACGTAGCCCGTAAAATAGAAAAAATTCATATACTATTTGAAGAGAGTGGGATTCAAAAAGGAGACAAAATAGCCATTTGCGGCAAAAACTGTTCTCATTGGGGAGTTGCCTTTCTAGCCACGTTAACATATGGAGCAATTATTGTTCCGATCTTACATGAGTTTAAAGCTGACAATGTGCATAACATTGTAAATCATTCCGAAGCCAAATTTCTCTTTGTAGGAGATGTAACTTGGGAAGCTCTAAATGAGGCAGCAATGCCCCTATTGGAAGGTATTATACTAATAAACGATTTTTCCGTATTAATATCTCGAAGCGAAAAGCTTACCCATGCTCGTGAACATTTAAATGAACTTTTTGGGAAAAAATATCCCAAAAACTTTAGACAAGAGCATATTAATTACCACAAAGACCAACCCGAAGAATTAGCAGTAATCAACTATACATCAGGAACTACAAGTTATTCTAAAGGAGTGATGTTACCTTACCGCAGTTTATGGTCGAACACTAAATTTGCTTTTGAAGTACTTCGCCTAAATCCGGGAGACAAAATTGTTTCTATGCTTCCTATGGCTCACATGTACGGACTAGCTTTCGAATTTCTATATGAGTTTTCTGTTGGCTGCCAGATATATTTCCTCACTCGTATTCCAAGTCCCAAAATTATTTTCCAGGCTTTTGCCGAAATAAAACCGAATTTAGTTGTTGCTGTTCCCTTGATAATTGAAAAAATCATCAAAAAGAATGTACTTCCCAAATTGCAAACTCCCGCAATGAAAATATTACTAAAAGTTCCTATTATCAATGATAAAATTAAAGCAACAGTCCGCGAAGAAATGATTAATGCTTTCGGCGGTAACTTTGCAGAAATCATTATTGGTGGAGCAGCTTTCAATCAAGAGATAGAACAATTTTTACAGATGATTGAATTCCCTTATACCGTAGGTTATGGCATGACAGAATGTGGTCCTATTATCTGCTATGAAGACTGGAAAAAATTTAAACCGGCTTCATGCGGCAAAGCGGCGCCTAGAATGGAAGTGAAAGTACTTTCTCCTGATCCTGAAAATGCAGTAGGAGAAATTATTTGCCGTGGAGCAAATGTGATGCTTGGCTATTATAAAAATGAAGAAGCCACAGCCCAAGTGATTGATAAAGATGGATGGTTGCATACAGGAGATCTGGCACTGATGGATAAAGAGGGAAATATCACTATCAAAGGAAGAAGCAAAAATATGTTGCTAAGTGGTAGTGGACAAAATATCTATCCTGAAGAGATTGAAGATAAGCTCAACAATCTTCCATACATTGCAGAAAGTATTGTTGTACAGCAAAACGATAAGTTAGTAGGTTTAGTTTATCCGGATTTTGACGATGCTTTTGCCCATGGGTTAAAGCAAGAAGATATGAATAGAGTTATGGAAGAAAATCGCATAGCTCTCAACGAAACGTTACCAACTTACAGCCAAATATCTAAAATGAAAATATACCCGGAAGAATTTGAAAAGACTCCAAAGAAAAGTATAAAACGCTTCTTATATCAGGAAGCAAAAGGGTAA